From the genome of Kryptolebias marmoratus isolate JLee-2015 linkage group LG19, ASM164957v2, whole genome shotgun sequence, one region includes:
- the matn3a gene encoding matrilin-3a isoform X2, translating into MKLSLRSLLFTLLPLWDAARATDRLGAADPHLMTAQSHAQTRHNARPPLRTLNPTNHRSDYTYRGGYHYIYQPPRIPPPVAYRPLSPPVTYRRPAVPVPPYHHRFRGPVAPRMHHTYTGLSPPLVHPRHGLKGLLPYKWKGPCPTKTHPAAPPVLVPPPAIFPTPPEPTVAPTLPAATVAAMLTTVATTVPPAPGTLPVSTQSGFITTISPGETDTDSQCRSRPLDLVFIIDSSRSVRPAEFKKVRIFLAEMIDTLDVGSDATRVAVVNYASTVKTEFLLKNHFNKPDLKRAIARIEPLATGTMTGLAIKTAMNEAFTEQSGARPRSRNISKVGIIVTDGRPQDQVEEVSAAARASGIEIYAVGVDRADMRSLQLMASLPLEDHVFYVETYGVIEKLTSKFRETLCGLDPCSMGHDCEHICVNSNASFYCKCRSGYFLNADKRTCSPKREEVRVEVLEVLEDPCKCEAQLAFQRKTLAAIQQLTAKLADVSERVERLESLSDRV; encoded by the exons ATGAAGCTCTCTCTGCGGAGCCTCCTCTTCACTCTGCTGCCGCTGTGGGACGCCGCTCGGGCCACGGACCGCCTCGGAGCCGCAGACCCTCATCTGATGACGGCACAAAGTCACGCTCAGACCAGGCACAACGCCCGCCCGCCTCTCAGGACCCTAAATCCAACGA ATCACAGAAGTGATTACACGTATAGAGGAGGGTATCACTACATCTACCAGCCACCGAGGATCCCCCCACCCGTAGCGTATCGGCCTCTATCCCCGCCTGTGACTTACCGCAGACCCGCCGTCCCCGTGCCGCCCTATCACCACCGGTTCCGTGGGCCGGTGGCGCCGCGCATGCACCACACATACACAGGGTTGTCTCCGCCGCTTGTCCACCCCCGTCACGGGCTCAAGGGCCTGCTCCCTTACAAATGGAAAGGTCCGTGCCCAACGAAGACTCACCCGGCAGCGCCACCTGTTCTAGTCCCCCCACCTGCCATCTTTCCGACCCCTCCGGAGCCAACGGTGGCACCAACTCTGCCAGCAGCTACGGTGGCGGCGATGCTGACGACCGTGGCGACCACTGTTCCGCCGGCGCCTGGGACGCTACCGGTCAGTACCCAAAGCGGCttcatcaccaccatcagtcCTGGGGAGACAG ACACAGATTCTCAGTGCAGGAGCCGTCCCCTGGACCTGGTCTTCATCATCGACAGCTCTCGCAGCGTGCGTCCCGCGGAGTTCAAGAAGGTCCGAATATTCCTCGCCGAGATGATCGACACCCTGGACGTGGGCTCGGACGCCACCCGAGTGGCCGTGGTCAACTACGCCAGCACGGTGAAGACGGAGTTCCTGCTCAAAAACCATTTCAACAAGCCGGACTTGAAGAGGGCCATCGCCCGGATTGAGCCTTTGGCTACAGGCACCATGACCGGCCTCGCCATCAAGACGGCGATGAACGAAGCCTTCACCGAGCAGTCGGGAGCTCGGCCCCGCTCCAGGAACATCTCCAAGGTGGGCATCATCGTGACAGACGGGAGACCTCAGGACCAGGTGGAAGAGGTGTCCGCCGCCGCCCGGGCCTCGGGCATCGAGATCTACGCCGTGGGCGTGGACCGTGCGGACATGCGGTCCCTGCAGCTGATGGCCAGCCTCCCTCTGGAGGACCACGTCTTCTACGTGGAGACCTACGGTGTCATCGAGAAGCTCACCTCCAAGTTCCGAGAAACCCTGTGCG GTCTGGACCCCTGCTCCATGGGACATGACTGCGAGCACATTTGTGTCAACAGCAACGCCTCCTTTTACTGCAAGTGTCGGAGTGGTTATTTCCTGAACGCAGACAAGAGAACCTGTTCTCCAAAAC GTGAAGAGGTGAGGGTGGAGGTGCTGGAGGTGCTGGAGGACCCCTGTAAGTGTGAGGCCCAGCTGGCGTTCCAGAGGAAGACGCTGGCGGCCATCCAGCAGCTCACGGCCAAGC TCGCTGACGTGTCTGAGAGAGTGGAGCGTCTGGAGAGCCTGTCGGACCGCGTTTAA
- the matn3a gene encoding matrilin-3a isoform X3, with protein sequence MKLSLRSLLFTLLPLWDAARATDRLGAADPHLMTAQSHAQTRHNARPPLRTLNPTNTDSQCRSRPLDLVFIIDSSRSVRPAEFKKVRIFLAEMIDTLDVGSDATRVAVVNYASTVKTEFLLKNHFNKPDLKRAIARIEPLATGTMTGLAIKTAMNEAFTEQSGARPRSRNISKVGIIVTDGRPQDQVEEVSAAARASGIEIYAVGVDRADMRSLQLMASLPLEDHVFYVETYGVIEKLTSKFRETLCGLDPCSMGHDCEHICVNSNASFYCKCRSGYFLNADKRTCSPKPGEEVRVEVLEVLEDPCKCEAQLAFQRKTLAAIQQLTAKLADVSERVERLESLSDRV encoded by the exons ATGAAGCTCTCTCTGCGGAGCCTCCTCTTCACTCTGCTGCCGCTGTGGGACGCCGCTCGGGCCACGGACCGCCTCGGAGCCGCAGACCCTCATCTGATGACGGCACAAAGTCACGCTCAGACCAGGCACAACGCCCGCCCGCCTCTCAGGACCCTAAATCCAACGA ACACAGATTCTCAGTGCAGGAGCCGTCCCCTGGACCTGGTCTTCATCATCGACAGCTCTCGCAGCGTGCGTCCCGCGGAGTTCAAGAAGGTCCGAATATTCCTCGCCGAGATGATCGACACCCTGGACGTGGGCTCGGACGCCACCCGAGTGGCCGTGGTCAACTACGCCAGCACGGTGAAGACGGAGTTCCTGCTCAAAAACCATTTCAACAAGCCGGACTTGAAGAGGGCCATCGCCCGGATTGAGCCTTTGGCTACAGGCACCATGACCGGCCTCGCCATCAAGACGGCGATGAACGAAGCCTTCACCGAGCAGTCGGGAGCTCGGCCCCGCTCCAGGAACATCTCCAAGGTGGGCATCATCGTGACAGACGGGAGACCTCAGGACCAGGTGGAAGAGGTGTCCGCCGCCGCCCGGGCCTCGGGCATCGAGATCTACGCCGTGGGCGTGGACCGTGCGGACATGCGGTCCCTGCAGCTGATGGCCAGCCTCCCTCTGGAGGACCACGTCTTCTACGTGGAGACCTACGGTGTCATCGAGAAGCTCACCTCCAAGTTCCGAGAAACCCTGTGCG GTCTGGACCCCTGCTCCATGGGACATGACTGCGAGCACATTTGTGTCAACAGCAACGCCTCCTTTTACTGCAAGTGTCGGAGTGGTTATTTCCTGAACGCAGACAAGAGAACCTGTTCTCCAAAAC CAGGTGAAGAGGTGAGGGTGGAGGTGCTGGAGGTGCTGGAGGACCCCTGTAAGTGTGAGGCCCAGCTGGCGTTCCAGAGGAAGACGCTGGCGGCCATCCAGCAGCTCACGGCCAAGC TCGCTGACGTGTCTGAGAGAGTGGAGCGTCTGGAGAGCCTGTCGGACCGCGTTTAA
- the matn3a gene encoding matrilin-3a isoform X4, with protein MKLSLRSLLFTLLPLWDAARATDRLGAADPHLMTAQSHAQTRHNARPPLRTLNPTNHRSDYTYRGGYHYIYQPPRIPPPVAYRPLSPPVTYRRPAVPVPPYHHRFRGPVAPRMHHTYTGLSPPLVHPRHGLKGLLPYKWKGPCPTKTHPAAPPVLVPPPAIFPTPPEPTVAPTLPAATVAAMLTTVATTVPPAPGTLPVSTQSGFITTISPGETGLDPCSMGHDCEHICVNSNASFYCKCRSGYFLNADKRTCSPKPGEEVRVEVLEVLEDPCKCEAQLAFQRKTLAAIQQLTAKLADVSERVERLESLSDRV; from the exons ATGAAGCTCTCTCTGCGGAGCCTCCTCTTCACTCTGCTGCCGCTGTGGGACGCCGCTCGGGCCACGGACCGCCTCGGAGCCGCAGACCCTCATCTGATGACGGCACAAAGTCACGCTCAGACCAGGCACAACGCCCGCCCGCCTCTCAGGACCCTAAATCCAACGA ATCACAGAAGTGATTACACGTATAGAGGAGGGTATCACTACATCTACCAGCCACCGAGGATCCCCCCACCCGTAGCGTATCGGCCTCTATCCCCGCCTGTGACTTACCGCAGACCCGCCGTCCCCGTGCCGCCCTATCACCACCGGTTCCGTGGGCCGGTGGCGCCGCGCATGCACCACACATACACAGGGTTGTCTCCGCCGCTTGTCCACCCCCGTCACGGGCTCAAGGGCCTGCTCCCTTACAAATGGAAAGGTCCGTGCCCAACGAAGACTCACCCGGCAGCGCCACCTGTTCTAGTCCCCCCACCTGCCATCTTTCCGACCCCTCCGGAGCCAACGGTGGCACCAACTCTGCCAGCAGCTACGGTGGCGGCGATGCTGACGACCGTGGCGACCACTGTTCCGCCGGCGCCTGGGACGCTACCGGTCAGTACCCAAAGCGGCttcatcaccaccatcagtcCTGGGGAGACAG GTCTGGACCCCTGCTCCATGGGACATGACTGCGAGCACATTTGTGTCAACAGCAACGCCTCCTTTTACTGCAAGTGTCGGAGTGGTTATTTCCTGAACGCAGACAAGAGAACCTGTTCTCCAAAAC CAGGTGAAGAGGTGAGGGTGGAGGTGCTGGAGGTGCTGGAGGACCCCTGTAAGTGTGAGGCCCAGCTGGCGTTCCAGAGGAAGACGCTGGCGGCCATCCAGCAGCTCACGGCCAAGC TCGCTGACGTGTCTGAGAGAGTGGAGCGTCTGGAGAGCCTGTCGGACCGCGTTTAA
- the matn3a gene encoding matrilin-3a isoform X1, with protein sequence MKLSLRSLLFTLLPLWDAARATDRLGAADPHLMTAQSHAQTRHNARPPLRTLNPTNHRSDYTYRGGYHYIYQPPRIPPPVAYRPLSPPVTYRRPAVPVPPYHHRFRGPVAPRMHHTYTGLSPPLVHPRHGLKGLLPYKWKGPCPTKTHPAAPPVLVPPPAIFPTPPEPTVAPTLPAATVAAMLTTVATTVPPAPGTLPVSTQSGFITTISPGETDTDSQCRSRPLDLVFIIDSSRSVRPAEFKKVRIFLAEMIDTLDVGSDATRVAVVNYASTVKTEFLLKNHFNKPDLKRAIARIEPLATGTMTGLAIKTAMNEAFTEQSGARPRSRNISKVGIIVTDGRPQDQVEEVSAAARASGIEIYAVGVDRADMRSLQLMASLPLEDHVFYVETYGVIEKLTSKFRETLCGLDPCSMGHDCEHICVNSNASFYCKCRSGYFLNADKRTCSPKPGEEVRVEVLEVLEDPCKCEAQLAFQRKTLAAIQQLTAKLADVSERVERLESLSDRV encoded by the exons ATGAAGCTCTCTCTGCGGAGCCTCCTCTTCACTCTGCTGCCGCTGTGGGACGCCGCTCGGGCCACGGACCGCCTCGGAGCCGCAGACCCTCATCTGATGACGGCACAAAGTCACGCTCAGACCAGGCACAACGCCCGCCCGCCTCTCAGGACCCTAAATCCAACGA ATCACAGAAGTGATTACACGTATAGAGGAGGGTATCACTACATCTACCAGCCACCGAGGATCCCCCCACCCGTAGCGTATCGGCCTCTATCCCCGCCTGTGACTTACCGCAGACCCGCCGTCCCCGTGCCGCCCTATCACCACCGGTTCCGTGGGCCGGTGGCGCCGCGCATGCACCACACATACACAGGGTTGTCTCCGCCGCTTGTCCACCCCCGTCACGGGCTCAAGGGCCTGCTCCCTTACAAATGGAAAGGTCCGTGCCCAACGAAGACTCACCCGGCAGCGCCACCTGTTCTAGTCCCCCCACCTGCCATCTTTCCGACCCCTCCGGAGCCAACGGTGGCACCAACTCTGCCAGCAGCTACGGTGGCGGCGATGCTGACGACCGTGGCGACCACTGTTCCGCCGGCGCCTGGGACGCTACCGGTCAGTACCCAAAGCGGCttcatcaccaccatcagtcCTGGGGAGACAG ACACAGATTCTCAGTGCAGGAGCCGTCCCCTGGACCTGGTCTTCATCATCGACAGCTCTCGCAGCGTGCGTCCCGCGGAGTTCAAGAAGGTCCGAATATTCCTCGCCGAGATGATCGACACCCTGGACGTGGGCTCGGACGCCACCCGAGTGGCCGTGGTCAACTACGCCAGCACGGTGAAGACGGAGTTCCTGCTCAAAAACCATTTCAACAAGCCGGACTTGAAGAGGGCCATCGCCCGGATTGAGCCTTTGGCTACAGGCACCATGACCGGCCTCGCCATCAAGACGGCGATGAACGAAGCCTTCACCGAGCAGTCGGGAGCTCGGCCCCGCTCCAGGAACATCTCCAAGGTGGGCATCATCGTGACAGACGGGAGACCTCAGGACCAGGTGGAAGAGGTGTCCGCCGCCGCCCGGGCCTCGGGCATCGAGATCTACGCCGTGGGCGTGGACCGTGCGGACATGCGGTCCCTGCAGCTGATGGCCAGCCTCCCTCTGGAGGACCACGTCTTCTACGTGGAGACCTACGGTGTCATCGAGAAGCTCACCTCCAAGTTCCGAGAAACCCTGTGCG GTCTGGACCCCTGCTCCATGGGACATGACTGCGAGCACATTTGTGTCAACAGCAACGCCTCCTTTTACTGCAAGTGTCGGAGTGGTTATTTCCTGAACGCAGACAAGAGAACCTGTTCTCCAAAAC CAGGTGAAGAGGTGAGGGTGGAGGTGCTGGAGGTGCTGGAGGACCCCTGTAAGTGTGAGGCCCAGCTGGCGTTCCAGAGGAAGACGCTGGCGGCCATCCAGCAGCTCACGGCCAAGC TCGCTGACGTGTCTGAGAGAGTGGAGCGTCTGGAGAGCCTGTCGGACCGCGTTTAA